A window of Synchiropus splendidus isolate RoL2022-P1 chromosome 9, RoL_Sspl_1.0, whole genome shotgun sequence contains these coding sequences:
- the gpr75 gene encoding probable G-protein coupled receptor 75 yields MNGTAAAPPDLVDVPKLQNFSGPAGSPDPSGWAVIHTATLCVCSVLLICIFCLGSYGNLVVFLSFFDPAFRKFRTNFDFMILNLSFCDLFICCVTAPMFALVLYLDAGGVDGVSKSFCFAFHLTSSGFIIMSLETVAVIALHRLRMVLGQQPNRTASFPCTLALTALLWTSSFTMAALLTMRAYPRRDGPCLPHFGLGGGRARVILYVYLADFAFCVAVVSVSYLMIAQTLRKNAQVRKCPMIAVAATCPPPPPPFAAAGFDNMQCGVQGPSLYRNQTYNKLQNIQTHSFNSRAGQPLVPGAAPGATCCQLVSSVNLATAKDSKAMVTCVVIVFSVLLCCLPMGVSLAQDVLSPESSFAHYQFELCGFVLIFLKSGINPFVYSRNSAGLRRRVLCCLQWAALGLLCCKQKTRLHAMGKGNLEVNRNKSSHHETNSAYVLSPKPARRLVDQACGPSHSRDCAATPKATGGRKPRPPSTSTPINTRIEPYYSIYNSSPSAGPSSPTSLQPVSSQTFAFAKSYVAMHYHTPQDALQDLESTSVHQIPVPSV; encoded by the coding sequence ATGAACGGCACGGCCGCCGCTCCACCTGACTTGGTGGATGTTCCCAAACTGCAGAACTTCAGCGGCCCAGCGGGCAGCCCTGACCCCTCTGGGTGGGCGGTCATTCACACTGCCACGCTCTGCGTCTGCTCCGTCCTCCTCATCTGCATCTTCTGTCTGGGCTCCTACGGGAATCTGGTGGTCTTTCTGTCCTTCTTCGACCCGGCCTTCCGCAAGTTCCGCACCAACTTTGACTTCATGATCCTGAACCTGTCCTTCTGCGACCTGTTCATTTGCTGTGTGACCGCCCCGATGTTTGCCCTGGTGCTGTACCTGGACGCCGGCGGAGTGGACGGCGTGTCCAAGAGTTTCTGCTTCGCCTTCCACCTGACCAGCTCCGGCTTCATCATCATGTCCCTGGAGACGGTGGCGGTCATCGCCCTGCACCGGCTGCGCATGGTGCTGGGACAGCAGCCCAACCGCACCGCCTCCTTCCCCTGCACGCTGGCCCTCACCGCCCTGCTGTGGACGTCCAGCTTCACCATGGCTGCCCTCCTCACCATGCGGGCCTACCCCCGCAGGGACGGACCCTGCTTGCCTCACTTCGGCCTCGGGGGCGGACGAGCCCGGGTCATTTTGTACGTCTACCTGGCGGACTTTGCCTTCTGCGTGGCTGTGGTGTCCGTGTCGTACCTGATGATCGCTCAGACGCTCAGGAAGAACGCCCAAGTCCGGAAGTGTCCTATGATCGCCGTGGCCGCCACTTGCCCGCCACCTCCGCCGCCTTTTGCCGCGGCAGGCTTTGACAATATGCAGTGTGGCGTTCAAGGACCCTCTCTGTATCGCAACCAGACTTACAACAAACTGCAGAACATCCAGACGCACTCTTTCAACAGCAGGGCCGGGCAGCCTCTCGTTCCAGGGGCGGCTCCCGGAGCGACCTGCTGCCAGCTGGTCTCCTCGGTCAACCTGGCCACCGCCAAAGACTCGAAGGCCATGGTGACCTGTGTGGTCATCGTGTTCTCCGTCCTGCTCTGCTGCCTGCCCATGGGCGTGTCCTTGGCTCAGGACGTGCTGTCGCCCGAGAGcagctttgctcattaccaATTTGAACTCTGCGGATTTGTGCTCATATTCCTCAAGTCCGGCATCAATCCGTTCGTGTACTCGCGGAACAGCGCCGGACTGCGCCGGCGGGTGCTGTGCTGCCTTCAGTGGGCGGCGCTGGGGCTTCTCTGCTGCAAGCAGAAGACTCGCCTCCACGCCATGGGCAAGGGGAACCTGGAGGTCAACAGAAACAAGTCCTCCCATCACGAGACCAACTCGGCATACGTGCTGTCGCCCAAGCCGGCCAGGCGGCTGGTGGACCAAGCTTGCGGCCCGAGTCACTCCAGGGACTGTGCCGCGACTCCGAAAGCCACAGGTGGACGCAAACCTCGCCCGCCGAGCACGTCGACGCCCATCAACACCCGCATCGAGCCTTACTACAGCATCTACAACAGCAGCCCCTCGGCCGGGCCCAGCTCGCCCACGAGCCTGCAGCCCGTGAGCTCTCAGACCTTCGCCTTCGCCAAATCTTACGTAGCCATGCACTACCACACGCCCCAAGACGCACTGCAGGACTTGGAGAGCACCTCAGTCCACCAGATCCCCGTCCCCTCCGTCTGA